In Corylus avellana chromosome ca2, CavTom2PMs-1.0, the following proteins share a genomic window:
- the LOC132172749 gene encoding uncharacterized protein LOC132172749 has protein sequence MAFQKEYLDLVLVPCGLLIMFAYHLFLLYRYLNCPHTTVMGFENNDKIAWVERIMQIDKRDVGVALSVISSNTSAATFLASVSLTLCSLIGAWIANSSKEFLQSELIYGDTRPSTMSIKYISLLTCFLLAFSCFVQSARSFVHANYLISTPDSNIPAQNVEVAVIRGGDFWSLGLRALYFALDLLLWFFGPIPMFVSSIVMVIVLHYLDTNTTLLHQHRSPGNKMVKSVAD, from the coding sequence atggcttTCCAAAAGGAGTACCTTGATTTGGTGTTGGTCCCTTGTGGACTGCTCATAATGTTTGCTTATCATCTCTTCCTCCTCTACAGATACCTTAATTGTCCGCACACCACGGTGATGGGTTTTGAGAACAATGACAAAATAGCTTGGGTGGAAAGAATTATGCAGATTGATAAACGGGACGTTGGAGTAGCTCTATCTGTCATATCATCAAACACATCAGCTGCAACTTTCTTGGCATCAGTCTCTTTAACGCTCTGCTCTCTCATTGGTGCTTGGATTGCAAACTCCTCCAAAGAATTCCTGCAGAGTGAATTAATCTACGGAGACACAAGGCCATCCACCATGTCTATCAAGTACATAAGCCTCCTAACCTGCTTCCTGCTCGCTTTTTCCTGCTTCGTTCAGTCAGCAAGGAGCTTTGTCCATGCAAACTATCTGATAAGCACCCCAGATAGCAACATACCTGCGCAGAATGTGGAAGTGGCAGTTATAAGGGGTGGTGATTTTTGGTCACTCGGGCTTAGAGCACTTTATTTTGCTCTGGATTTGCTGCTATGGTTTTTTGGGCCGATACCCATGTTTGTTTCCTCCATTGTTATGGTTATAGTCCTCCATTATCTTGACACAAACACAACTCTGTTGCATCAGCATAGGTCCCCAGGGAACAAGATGGTCAAAAGCGTGGCTGACTGA